GCCCAGCGGATCGCATCTTCATACTCCTTGCGGGTTATTCTCCTTGCAATATCCGGATACTCGTGCGCTTTGTACATCGGTCTGTACTGCGACATGACATTGACATAGGTGTCTTTTGGAAGGTTCTCGGAACTCTTTGACCCGGGGGATATCGACGACTTTTATGAATCTCTTCTCGGCATTCTCGATGACGACGGTGTACCGTCCGTCTTTGAGTCCCCTGACTTTGTAAAAGCCTGTGGAATCAGTATAGGAAGACCTCGCGGAAAGCTTCCCGGGATCGAATTGGCTTTGCTCCGGAGCTTCGATGAAGGAAACCCTTCCCCCCTCCACGGGAACGCCTCTTCTCGTCAGATATCCCGAGGCCTCCGTAAGCGATTTGAAATCGATCCTCAGGATATCGTTGTTCCTGATCGTAAACTCCCTAGACTCGTAATCGGAATAGAGGTCCATTCGTGGCAGTATCTTGGCGATGCTGTGTGTCCCTGAAGGAACATGCTCGATGCGGTAATATCCGCTCATGTCGGAGATTGAATCCTGAGAGATCTTTCCATGTTGAATGGATAGCCTGGCCCCATGGACTGGAGAGTCATCCGCCTCCAGGACGTACCCTTCCACCATTCCACCTCCTTCGAGATTGATCTTGAGCGGGAAAGATGATTCCTTTCCCGTTGGGTCTATCCCATCGATGACGGCAGGAGCATAGTCTGGATGTTCCACCACGAGAGAGATGAATTGAAGCGGGACCCCGTCGAGAGTGAAATATCCCGAATGGTCCGTGATGGCCGTGAGCGCTTCACCACCACTTCTGAATGGAACGGTTACATGCGTTCCGGGAAGAGGGAGGCCCTGCTCCCTGTCATAGACGTAACCATCGATCTTTGCCCCCTTCTTCAGGTAGAAATTGATCCCTTCCGTATCCGCTCCATTGAAGATCTCCACTCCCTTCATGGAATCTTCGGAGAATCCGATGGCGCCGGCGATGATCGAATAGAAGCCAGGGGCGACATTTCCAATTTCATAACTGCCAGTCTCTGAAGAGAAGGTGTAATATTTCCCATTTATTGCATCTTTCCCTTCCGGTTCGAGGAATATGTAAAATCTCTCCAGAGGCTTCCCTAACTCATCGGCGACCATCCCCTGTATCTTCCCGGAGGCGCCGAGAGTGAAGAGAAGATTCCTGGTGCCAGCTCTTATCCCCTTTCTTGTCTCTTCTGTGTAACCATTGGCTTCCGCGTGGATAGTGTAGATCCCATCTTTGAGGCCATCGATTGAAAAGGAGCCATCATCCGCGGTTTCCGCGCTCTTCGCATAGAGCCTGCCGCCAGAACCGCTCAGCGAAGCCTTGATGCGGGCCTTCTTGAGCTTTTCACCTTTTTCATTCTCCACGCCTCCAGAAATTCTTAGTCCGGCGCGAAGCTTGATGACGCCGAGGTCTCTCACTTCTCCCGGCTTCAAATGCAGAACTTCGTAGACTTCGGGTAGGAATTCCGAAGAGTTGATTGTCAGAGTAAAACTTCCGGCAGGAAGATCCGCAATGCGAAAGGAGCCAGAAGGATCGGGGCGGTGCCTTTTTTGGAAGAGGTTCCTGCATCCCAGTGCTATCTCTTCGCTGTGAGGCTTGATCTCGATCTCTGAATCTCCGGGAAGCTTCTCTTTGTCCCATCGCATTTTCCCCGAGATGCAGGAGGCTCTCTGCATCGTGATAGTCAGAAGATTGGTGCCAGGCTGGATTTCCTTCTGGACGATGCGCGGAGCAAAGCCTTCTGCTGAGACGGAAAATCTGTAGCCACCGTATGCCGGAATGTCATCGATGGAAAATTTCCCCTCCTTTGCCGATCGTGTGATGTACTCTCCTCCATCAAAGGTTTTCCCTTTTTCCCTGAAGAATGGTGAAAGCGACTTCGACAACTCGATGGATGCATTTTCAATGGGATTCCGTTCGTCATCAAAGACGATTCCGTTCAGAGACCCTTTCTTGAAGAGGAAAACATTTGCTGATTTTTGCTCGCCCCCACGAAGGGACAGGGTTTCGGAGGATGAGAGGTAGCCCTCCTTCTGGACTTCCAGAAGATATTTCCCGGCAGCGATGTTCTGGAAAGAATATCTTCCGCTCTCATCCGTTTTCGCGCTGCCTATGGTTTGATCTGCACGTTCATCCTCGGGCTTCATCAGCCTTATGAAAGCTCCTCTCAATGGTGAAAAGCTGCCGCCATCGAGAATCTCTCCGGAAATTTTTGATGCTCTCCTCAGAGAGATCTTCCATTTCTCGCCAGGGGGAGGAAAAGCTTCTTTCTCGATGTCGAAGGGGATGTATCGCTCTTTCTGAACTCTCATCAGGCACAGCTTTCCGGCATTGGCTTCCAGGCGGAAGTTTCCGCCCGCATCGGTCCTGGCAGAATCCACCGGAACATAGGAACAGTCGAGGAAGATGATCAGGGCATCGCTGACGGGTAGCCCCTCTTCGGAGATTACTTGGCCCGAAAAGACCTGAACGGTCAATGCCTGACCGGATAGGGAAGCTTCCTGGACCTGTCTGGCGGAAGTCTGTGCCGTGCAGACAAGATTATACAAGAGGATGATCAGGATCAATAAAACGGATGACCTGACAGACATGGTTGACCCCAACGGAATTGCCAGTCAATATTCAAAAATTTCTTCAAGCACTTTTGATTCATAAAACTGCTACTAAGTATAAATGCAAAGGGTTCTTTTAGCCAAATGCTTTTTGTGGTGGCTGGCAACGCATCAGTTATTGGAGGCATTACGCTGGCGGCTCTCAAGGAAAGATTTGAAGTGCGGGGAGGATGCGTCGGACATGAGGAAGCACACCCTCCCCCGCAGAAATTACTTACTGGGGTTTAAAATATCCCCTGCAACATCACCGATCTCTTCGATGGCTCCTTTCTCGGAACATTTGCAAACGGGATTTCCCAGAAAGTTGCATTTGCAGACAGCATTCTTATCGCAGTTCATGACCTCGCAGCTTCCGTTCCTGCAGTTGGCCTTGCACCCTGACCCCGCAGCACAGAGAGAAACCGAGAGCGTCAGGACGATGGTGAGAAGAATGATGTGTGAAAACAGTTGTTTCATGGAACACCTCCTATGCTATTTATGAAGTTTATATTTCAGGATGGAACCGAAAGACTCGCTTCCTTCCCTTTCCCTCGGAAAATAGAGGAAGCCTTCCCTGACTACGATGGAAGACTCCCAGAAATCGAAGTCTTCGATTGAGTCTTCGCCGTGGATCAGGAGGAGTTTCTCATTGAGTAATCCCTCCTTATCGAGCCGGAAGATCAAAGATTCTGGCCCAAATTTCAGATAGATGTTGTTTTTCGCGTCGCATGCTACGGATGTGAAGTAAGTGAAAGCTCTGATTTTAACCCTGCCATCGTCGGTCAGAGTAAAACGCTCCGGATAGGCATCCTTCTCGGTCTTTGCTCTTTGCAGGATCTCCTTGCATGAAAGCTCCTGCTCAAAGAGTAGTTCGCCATTGCTGTCGTACTTTCTGACGATAGGGTTGAACCTGAAGGCCAGGATGAGATGATCGTTGCCATCGACGCAGAGGACGACTCTGTTCAGGAGCTTCATGGAGGCGAAGTATTTCTCGGGAAGATGTTTCCCGAAGATTTTTTTGACCCGGCCGAAGGAATCGTAAACGGTGATGATCCCTTCTGGAAGGGAAGGGTTGTTATGATAGATGTTCCCCTTAGAATCGACCGCGATCGAGGTCATACCGGGAGGAGTTCTCACCAGCGGAAACTGGCTGAGGATGTTTCCTTCCCTGTCGAGGATCATGATCCCTGGTCCTGCTTCTCTGTATGCGAGAAGATAGATGAGACCGTTCCGGTAAGCGAAATCTTCGATCTCGATGGTTGCCGCTATGAGAAGCTTTTCCATCCTCGTTTTAGAGAGGATAGAGATCTCTTGGGCTTTGCTGTTTGAGCCAAGAATATGATCCGCTTCAAGAAAGAATTTCGAGAAGGCCGGGATGACTGTAATCTCTTCGGAAGGAAAGAGCATCTCGGGATCGGCAAATGATACGGACAATTTCTCTTTGATGGCTTTTCCCTCTTCCAGTTTAAGCCCGGTGCCCTTCGCCGTGATGTCAGGGATGTCTGAAAGAATCGTCGTGCTTGAACCGAAAATGAAGATGATGATAAGAACAAGCAGGAACATTTCTGATCTCCACTCCAAAAAAGCGCGAGGAGATGAATCAAGAATGATGCCAGAGGAAATCGAAGGAAGAACCCGTTTAGAAGAGTCGATTTTGTTGAGGAAAACCGGTCCGGAAGGCTCTTCCTATCAGGAAAGATGTCTGCATATCATTCAAAGTCCGGAAGACGTGTCCGCTGCTGGAACAGGGTAATTTGCTTAAACGCTGAAGAACCTCAGGGTGGGTATTTCCGTAATAAGGTCATGCTTCAGGCAGAGTTCATAGAAGAGAACGAGCCCCTTCTTCTCCTCATCGCCAAAAGAATAGGTCATGTTCTCTGTAAGGTATCGCCTTGAGAGATATAGGAAAGTCCTTCCCAGAAAAGAGTATCTCTTTGAGATTTCATCCAGTTTCTGTATGCCCAGATCTCTGGATTCAAGGAAAGCCTTGATAAGCGAAGGTTTGATATCAGGAAAGCCACACCAGAAGGCAAAGACGAAGGGAAGAGAAGTCATCTCGAACCATTCCCTGCCCAGGTCAGCGGCAAGCATCTCCTGAAAGTATTCGGGAGCGAAGAGGGCATTGTCTCCGATGACGAGTGCGGCGTCGTTCTCGGAAAGCATGGTTCCAAGATCGGGAGGCATCGGATGGAACCCGGGATCGATCCGGAATTTTTCGCGGCAGAGGATCTTGAGAAGTGCGATAGAAGTTCTGCTGTTCCTGTCGAGTGCGATAGTTCTTATTTCACCGATCTCTTTCTTTGAAAAGAGGAGCACGGAACCGGCACTCCCTTTAGAAGTGATGGAGATATCGGAAATAATGGAATATTTTTCTGATGAGGCATATTCAATGGCTGGCAAAATGGCGATGTCTACTTCCCTCGTTTCCAGCTTCGAAGCGCATTGTGCCGGCGTATCATAGACCAGTCTGAAGCGGTCGTGGTCCTTTTCCAGACCGTAGATGAGGGGTTTCGTGTTCAGGAAATTGACGACGCCGACCTTCACTTTCATCGACTCGGCCTCTCTCTAAAATGTTCGCGACGCCTTTCCTGCCCACCAACCCATGCATCACTTCCACTAATATCGTTTGATTTCGTTGTAAAGGGTATCACGTTCGATGGGGATGCGGCCGGCGCCTCTGATGAGTGAGACAATCTCATCCACAGCCATCTCCTCGGCTGTCTCGGCACCAGCCATGTGCGTGATCTTCTCTTCGATGACCGTCCCGTCCATGTCGTTGGCTCCGAAGGACTGCGCGAGCTGGGACATCTTCGGTCCGATCATAATCCAGAAAGGCTTGATGTGCGGGAAGTTGTCGAGCAGGAGCCGCGAGACGGCTATGGTCTTAAGATCATCTATCCCGGTCGTCCTCTTGATTCGGTAAAGCCGGGTATTATCGGGATGGAAGGCGAGCGGGATGAAGGTAACGAATCCGCCGCTCTCGTCCTGGGCGCTTCGCAACCTGATAAGGTGCTCCACCCGTTCTTCCAGATTTTCTATGTGGCCGTAGAGCATGGTCGCGTTGGTGCGGATTCCAAGCCTGTGAGCCGTCTTGGCCACGAAGAGCCAGCCAGCCGGGGAGAGTTTCCTGGAACAGAGCTCTCCCCGCACCCTCGTGGAGAAGACCTCCGCTCCGCCGCCCGGGATCGATCCCAGCCCGGCCTCCCGGAACTCGATGAGGACGTCTTCAACACTTTTCCCGAACTGCTCCGCGATGAAGGCGATTTCCACGCAGGTAAAAGCCTGGATGTGAACATCTTTCCTTATCCTTTTGATCCCCTTCAGCATGTCGGTGTAGTAGCCGTAAGGAAGGTTGGGGTTCAACCCGCCAACGATGTGGATCTCCGTGATGGGCTGGTTAAGTCTTTCCTTAACCTTGTCGAAGATTTCCTCGAGAGACATCTCGTAGCCGCTGTCTCCCTTGCCCTTCCTGGAGAAGGCGCAAAAAAAGCATCCATTGATGCAGATGTTGCTGTAGTTGATGTGCTGGTTCCTGATGAAATAAGTTCTGTTACCGTGAAGCCGTTCACGGACGATGTTGGCAAGAGCTCCGACGGCCAGGATGTTTTCAGCGACGAATAGGCGGAGCCCATCCAGGTAATTAAGCCTCTTTCCGGTGAGAACCTTATCGCAGATGTCGCCCAGGCCGGTGTTGATTATCTCTTTTTCCAGGACGGGTTCTATCATGATGTCTGCCTCTGATTCGACTCGCAATCTCAGTACGGGGTTGGTTAAAGTTAACACTGCCTCTCCCCTTTGTCAAACGATCACGCTCTGTGTTATCATGCATAAAATTTTTAGGGAAAGGGCAAGAGTGAAAAAGGCATCTATCTTTCTATGCCTCTTTCTTCCCGTTTTTCTTTCCATCTCCTGCGCAGAGCAGAAAAAAGAAGTCAGGAGCGACGTTGATTTTTCAGGAGCCTGGGTCCGGGAGAACGATCTGGTGAGCTCCGCCATCACAATCGAACAGAAGGGGAGCGAAGTGAAATTCCTGTGGAAGCAGAAGGCAAAGGACGGTTCCTGGAAGATCGAATGCGACACCTATGGAGAATGCGATAAGATCCAGGACGGTGAGAAAGTGGAACATTATTCCTTCTCGGTCGGGATTTCGGAGGATGGCCAGCGACTCGTGGTGAACTGGATCGCCAAGAATCTGAAAAGCGGGGAGATCGTTCCCTTCGTTGATGAAATGGAGATTACCTCTGATGGCAAAGAATTGATCAGCCGCCCGATTGAATTCAACAGCAAAGGAGATAAGGTTTACAAAGGCGAGGAATATCGTTTCAGGAAATCGGCAGATCCTGCCTCGATCAATCCTGAGTAATCCAGACATCCTGCCTCGGGATAAAAACAGGTTTTAAAAAGGGCAAAGATATGACATACAGGGACCTCAGAGACTTTGTCAAGAAGCTCGAGGATCTGGGGGAACTTAAGAGAATCCGGGTTGAGGTCGATCCTGAGCTGGAGATTACGGAGATAGCAAACCGTGTGGTGAAATCAGGTGGCCCCGCTCTCCTCTTCGAAAAAGTTAAGGGATCGAACATTCCGGTCCTGATCAACACTTTCGGGACGGAGCGAAGGATGAATCTTGCCCTTGAGACCCCTTCTCTCAATGACCTTGCCAAAAGGCTTCAGAATATCCTTGATTTTAAAGCCCCGGAAGGGTTCATCGACAAATTGAAGATGCTCCCCAGACTCAGCGAATTGGCGGGATTCTTTCCGGAGGTAGTCAGGGATGCTCCATGCAAAGAGGTCATCATCGAAGATAATCCCTCTCTCGACATTTTCCCCATAATCAAGTGCTGGCCGAAAGACGGGGGAAGGTACATCACGCTTCCATGCGTCTTCACCAAAGACCGCGAGACGGGCACGAGGAACTGCGGAATGTACCGGATGCAGGTTTATGACTCCAAGACTACGGGAATGCACTGGCACATCCACAAACATGGGGCGAGGCATTACCGTCAGAGGGAAGAGGCGGGCGAGAGAATAGAGCTGGCCGTTGCCATAGGCGGAGACCCTGTCGTAACATTTGCGGCTGCCGTTCCTGCTCCAGACTATTTCGATGAGATGATCATCGCGGGTTTCATCAGAGGGGAAGGGGTAAAAATGGTCAAATGTGAGACCGTCGATCTGGAAGTTCCGGCTGCCTCAGAGATTGTCCTGGAGGGGTACGTGCTGCCGAATGAGAGAATGAGAGAAGGTCCTTTTGGAGATCACACCGGATTCTACTCTCTGGCCGATGATTATCCTGTTTTTCACCTGACGTGCATCACCCATAGAAAGGACCCGATCTACCATGCCACGATCGTGGGAAGACCGCCGATGGAAGATTGCTTCATGGGGCTTGCAATAGAAAGACTCTTCCTTCCAGTCATCAAGAAGCAGTTCCCCGAGATCGTCGACATGCACATGCCGTGGGCAGGAGTATTTCATAACCTGCTGATCGTTTCCATTAAGAAACAGTATCCCGGCCACGCGCGAAAGATCATGAACACCATCTGGAGCATGGGACAGGCGATGTTCACGAAGTGCATCGTCGTCGTCGATGAAGATGTAAACGTGAGGGATGAATTCGAGGTTGCCTGGAAGGTCCTGAACCATGTTGACCCTGAGCGCGATGTGCAGTTTACGTTCGGCCCGACGGAAGTCCTGGACCACGCCTCGCGTCTACCTAATTATGGCTCCAGGATGGGGATCGACGGTACGAAGAAGTGGAAATCGGAAGGATTCGAGCGCGAATGGCCCGACGAGATCGAGATGGAAAAAAGGATCATCGACCTCGTCACCCGGCGCTGGAAAGAGTATGGTTTATGAAAGTAGATCCACCCAACTGTAGCATTGAGGGATTTTCAATTTAAGAGCCAGACGGAGTGTATCTATCTAAGCTATCGCATGAGATTTTCTGATCTGGAGTTCTATTTTACACGATTCTGTACATTTCTATTTTTTCCCTCTTCCTGTATCTCCTTTCGGCTTACATGATGAGGAGAAAAAGATACAGATAATAAACTATCCCTCGGAAGATCAGGATGGCAAGCTCATAAACTAAGTTCCGCAGATTCGACTCCTAACTTCTTATTAAGCAAAGAGTTAAGCTGATTTAAAAAAATTCCAGAGGGACTTGACAAGCAAATATTTTAAAATATAATTAATAATAATTATGAATACGAATAACGAGAATCTTTTTAGAGAAACAAAACAGAGGAAAAGGATAATGGAGATCCTGTCCTCTACAAAATCCCATCCAACTGCGGATTGGGTTTATCTTCAGTTGAAAAAAGATTTCCCTAATCTTTCCTTAAGCACAATTTACAGAAATTTAAGAATATTGAAGCAGCAGAAAAGAATCCTGAAGTTACCGTTCGGCCATACATTCGATCGCTTTGATGGAAATCCTGTTCCTCATCCCCATTTTGTCTGTCAGAAATGCGGCAGGGTTTTTGATTTAGAGATCTTGGGATTGGAGAACCTTTTTAAGAAAGCCGCAAGGGAAGAAGATTTTAAGATTAAAGGTTTTAACTTAAGCCTGTATGGGCTTTGTAAAGCTTGTAAAGAGGTTTGACTAAACTAAAAAATAAAGATAAGGAGGTATTTCATGTCAGAGGTTTTAAAAATCGGCAATCTGGTTCTAGATTTTGAAATGGAGACCTATGATCCAAAAGGAGAGGATTTTGGAATTATTTCCCTGAATCAGCTCAAGAAGGATAAAAGATGGGTAGTCTTATTCTTTTATCCTGCAGATTATACCTTTATCTGCCCCACAGAGCTCTCTGATCTGGCTGAAAAATATGCTGAGTTGAAAAAGCTAGGGGTTGAGCTTATCTCCGTGAGCACAGATACAAAGTTTGTGCATCTGGCCTGGCAGAGGGAGGAGAAGCTTTTGAAAGAGGTTAAGTTCCCTATGGGGGCTGACCCAGCTGGTAAAATCTCTCGTCTTTTTGGCGTTTATGATGAGAATACTGGACTGGCGAAAAGGGGGACATTCATACTAAATCCGGAAGGAAGGCTGGTGGGCTCAGAGATCAGTTCTGACAATGTGGGAAGGAATGCAGATGAGCTTTTGAGAAAGATCAAGGCTCACCTGCATGTTTCGGCCCATCCCTCAGAGGTCTGCCCGGCTAAATGGCGAGAAGGAGACCCCACCTTAAAACCAGGAGCCAAGCTGGTGGGCAGGGTTTTAGAGAGTTTGAAAACCAGGAGGTGAAAAATGAAGACCTACGTTTGCAAAATCTGTGGTCATATTTCTTTTGAGGTTATCCCGGAGAGATGCCCGGTCTGTTTTGCAAAAGATAGTGCCTTCTCCGAAAATCAAGATGCGCTTAAAAGCCCTACGGATCCAAAGAACTTAACTGAATCTGAGAAAAAGCATATCCCGTTATTAAAGAAATCCTTAGGGGAGAAAAATGTTCAGGTAAAAACAAGGGTGGGTGAAATCCCACATGTGATGGAGGAAAATCACTATATCACCTGGATAGATTTTTATCTGGATCGTAAATTTATAAGTCGCTATCTTTTGCAGCCAAGGATTTTAAATCCGACCGTGGAGGTGGAACTCAAAGCATCTGCGGGGATTTTCTATGCTATTGAGAACTGCAATCTGCATGGCAAATGGATGGGGAAGATAGAAATTTAACTTTTTCAATTCCAAAGTTGGCTCAGGAATAGTCCCCAAGAGCCGTTCCAGGGATTTCCTGAGCCATCTTATAAAAAGGTGATGAGATGAAACCGATTCAATTCCCGTATTTAGGCAATTCGCTAATTATGGCGGTAGTGATTCTCGCCCATGTTTTCTTAGCCTTCATAGCCGTGGGAGGAATTTTAATCTCTTTTATCTCAGAATATATAGGCTATAAGAGAAAGAGTTCGTATCATGACCTTTTGGCAAAAAAATATATAAGTTTTATATCCAACCTGATGAAGATAGGTGGGGTATTGGGAGTGACAATCGTGATTCTCACCATTGGTCTCTTCCCGGAATTTGCTAAGAGCTTATACAATATTTTTTTCTGGTTTCTGGTCTTAGAGGCGGGCATGTTCCTTCTTCTTATGGCTGGCACAATCTACTATCGCGAGAGCTGGGATAAAGCACAGAGCAAAAGAAAACATCTTTTAGGTGGACTGATAACTGCTATCGCTGCAGTCTTAGCTGGCTTCA
This is a stretch of genomic DNA from Acidobacteriota bacterium. It encodes these proteins:
- a CDS encoding cytochrome ubiquinol oxidase subunit I; its protein translation is MKPIQFPYLGNSLIMAVVILAHVFLAFIAVGGILISFISEYIGYKRKSSYHDLLAKKYISFISNLMKIGGVLGVTIVILTIGLFPEFAKSLYNIFFWFLVLEAGMFLLLMAGTIYYRESWDKAQSKRKHLLGGLITAIAAVLAGFIINAAHAFMLTPGSYYIAPLWM
- a CDS encoding menaquinone biosynthesis decarboxylase; the protein is MTYRDLRDFVKKLEDLGELKRIRVEVDPELEITEIANRVVKSGGPALLFEKVKGSNIPVLINTFGTERRMNLALETPSLNDLAKRLQNILDFKAPEGFIDKLKMLPRLSELAGFFPEVVRDAPCKEVIIEDNPSLDIFPIIKCWPKDGGRYITLPCVFTKDRETGTRNCGMYRMQVYDSKTTGMHWHIHKHGARHYRQREEAGERIELAVAIGGDPVVTFAAAVPAPDYFDEMIIAGFIRGEGVKMVKCETVDLEVPAASEIVLEGYVLPNERMREGPFGDHTGFYSLADDYPVFHLTCITHRKDPIYHATIVGRPPMEDCFMGLAIERLFLPVIKKQFPEIVDMHMPWAGVFHNLLIVSIKKQYPGHARKIMNTIWSMGQAMFTKCIVVVDEDVNVRDEFEVAWKVLNHVDPERDVQFTFGPTEVLDHASRLPNYGSRMGIDGTKKWKSEGFEREWPDEIEMEKRIIDLVTRRWKEYGL
- a CDS encoding menaquinone biosynthesis protein; the protein is MKVKVGVVNFLNTKPLIYGLEKDHDRFRLVYDTPAQCASKLETREVDIAILPAIEYASSEKYSIISDISITSKGSAGSVLLFSKKEIGEIRTIALDRNSRTSIALLKILCREKFRIDPGFHPMPPDLGTMLSENDAALVIGDNALFAPEYFQEMLAADLGREWFEMTSLPFVFAFWCGFPDIKPSLIKAFLESRDLGIQKLDEISKRYSFLGRTFLYLSRRYLTENMTYSFGDEEKKGLVLFYELCLKHDLITEIPTLRFFSV
- a CDS encoding transcriptional repressor, with the protein product MNTNNENLFRETKQRKRIMEILSSTKSHPTADWVYLQLKKDFPNLSLSTIYRNLRILKQQKRILKLPFGHTFDRFDGNPVPHPHFVCQKCGRVFDLEILGLENLFKKAAREEDFKIKGFNLSLYGLCKACKEV
- a CDS encoding carboxypeptidase-like regulatory domain-containing protein; translation: MSVRSSVLLILIILLYNLVCTAQTSARQVQEASLSGQALTVQVFSGQVISEEGLPVSDALIIFLDCSYVPVDSARTDAGGNFRLEANAGKLCLMRVQKERYIPFDIEKEAFPPPGEKWKISLRRASKISGEILDGGSFSPLRGAFIRLMKPEDERADQTIGSAKTDESGRYSFQNIAAGKYLLEVQKEGYLSSSETLSLRGGEQKSANVFLFKKGSLNGIVFDDERNPIENASIELSKSLSPFFREKGKTFDGGEYITRSAKEGKFSIDDIPAYGGYRFSVSAEGFAPRIVQKEIQPGTNLLTITMQRASCISGKMRWDKEKLPGDSEIEIKPHSEEIALGCRNLFQKRHRPDPSGSFRIADLPAGSFTLTINSSEFLPEVYEVLHLKPGEVRDLGVIKLRAGLRISGGVENEKGEKLKKARIKASLSGSGGRLYAKSAETADDGSFSIDGLKDGIYTIHAEANGYTEETRKGIRAGTRNLLFTLGASGKIQGMVADELGKPLERFYIFLEPEGKDAINGKYYTFSSETGSYEIGNVAPGFYSIIAGAIGFSEDSMKGVEIFNGADTEGINFYLKKGAKIDGYVYDREQGLPLPGTHVTVPFRSGGEALTAITDHSGYFTLDGVPLQFISLVVEHPDYAPAVIDGIDPTGKESSFPLKINLEGGGMVEGYVLEADDSPVHGARLSIQHGKISQDSISDMSGYYRIEHVPSGTHSIAKILPRMDLYSDYESREFTIRNNDILRIDFKSLTEASGYLTRRGVPVEGGRVSFIEAPEQSQFDPGKLSARSSYTDSTGFYKVRGLKDGRYTVVIENAEKRFIKVVDIPRVKEFREPSKRHLCQCHVAVQTDVQSARVSGYCKENNPQGV
- the mqnE gene encoding aminofutalosine synthase MqnE, translating into MIEPVLEKEIINTGLGDICDKVLTGKRLNYLDGLRLFVAENILAVGALANIVRERLHGNRTYFIRNQHINYSNICINGCFFCAFSRKGKGDSGYEMSLEEIFDKVKERLNQPITEIHIVGGLNPNLPYGYYTDMLKGIKRIRKDVHIQAFTCVEIAFIAEQFGKSVEDVLIEFREAGLGSIPGGGAEVFSTRVRGELCSRKLSPAGWLFVAKTAHRLGIRTNATMLYGHIENLEERVEHLIRLRSAQDESGGFVTFIPLAFHPDNTRLYRIKRTTGIDDLKTIAVSRLLLDNFPHIKPFWIMIGPKMSQLAQSFGANDMDGTVIEEKITHMAGAETAEEMAVDEIVSLIRGAGRIPIERDTLYNEIKRY
- a CDS encoding redoxin domain-containing protein translates to MSEVLKIGNLVLDFEMETYDPKGEDFGIISLNQLKKDKRWVVLFFYPADYTFICPTELSDLAEKYAELKKLGVELISVSTDTKFVHLAWQREEKLLKEVKFPMGADPAGKISRLFGVYDENTGLAKRGTFILNPEGRLVGSEISSDNVGRNADELLRKIKAHLHVSAHPSEVCPAKWREGDPTLKPGAKLVGRVLESLKTRR
- a CDS encoding desulfoferrodoxin family protein, giving the protein MKTYVCKICGHISFEVIPERCPVCFAKDSAFSENQDALKSPTDPKNLTESEKKHIPLLKKSLGEKNVQVKTRVGEIPHVMEENHYITWIDFYLDRKFISRYLLQPRILNPTVEVELKASAGIFYAIENCNLHGKWMGKIEI